Within Acomys russatus chromosome 7, mAcoRus1.1, whole genome shotgun sequence, the genomic segment CCCCACCTGTCCCCACCTCTCTTGGTCTTTGCTCTCCCGCTTCCCGTCGTCTCCTCACTTCTCCACATCCCCGCCATGTGGGTCTCTCTCTCTTGGGGGTCCTTCCTGTGTCCCTCCACCCCATCCGGTCTCTCCTTGGCCCACAGGTCTCCTGAAGGAAAAGGAACGCAAGGCAACTCTGCCCTCAGCCCCCGTCCCGGGACCCGGCCTGGAGACGGCGGGCCCAGCCGATGCCCCGACTGGGGCGGTTGGTGGCGGTGGGTCCCCGCGGGGGCGCTCAGGGCCAGCGGCTGGCCCGAGTCTTTTTGCGCCGCTGCTGTGGGAACGCTCTCTGCCTTTCGGCGACGTGGAATACGTGGACCTAGACGCCTTCTTGCTGGAGCACGGGCTACCGCCGAGCCCGCCACCCCTCGGGGGCCTGTCGCAGGCACCCTCTCCAGCGCGCACGCCCGCGCCCTCCCCCGGGCCGGGCTCTTGTGGCTCCTCTTCCCCCCGCTCCTCACCCGGGCACGCCCCCGCGCGGGACACTCTGGGAGCCGCCGGCGGCCACCGCGCAGGTGCGGCGAAGGGGCGGGGCTGGCGGGCAGGGAGGGGCCTCGCGACGCTTAGGAAGTCTGCCCAATGAGATGCTGCGATCCATTAAGGGGTACTTGGGTCCCCAAACGAGAGAGGGTTGTCCAGTGAAGAGGCTGTATTTTCCTCTAGGAGGAAGTTTCCTTTTACTCCTGAAGCCAAGAGTAGAAACTCAGAACACCTTAGTGAACTGGGGAGGTGACTGACTCCAGAGTCTGGATTCAGAAAATTTGGAAACGAGATAGGACTGTACTTAAAGGACATATAAAATGGGAGCAGGCCAGAGCTGGGCACTAGGTTCCTGGTTCGTGTCCCCGCTACTGTGTAGAGAGAGAGTATCTTGGCTCCCAGAGTCTTACAGCAGAGAATGTCGGGATCCCGCTACTGGAGTCTCCCGGCGGAGCTCCCCATACTCCTGCGATGGGGACCTAGGGTCTCAGGATTGTGGGAATCCCGATGGCAAAGTGCTTGGCAGGCTGGTTCCCCCACGGACCCCATAAGCGCGGAGAGGGTGGGTAGGATGCTTGGAGATGTTGGAACTGAGACCAAAAGGAACAAGAGGGGCGGCCACCCCTACCAAGATAAGGAGTCTGGATGTGGGACGCCTGGGTACACCTGTCCCTGATCCGACCTCCACGCAAAACCAGGGCTGCACATTCCCTCGCCACGTgagtcctccctccctgctgtgcGCACGCGCTCTCACTCTTGAGGAGGCGGGGCCTGGGAACGTGAGGGTgcgtggggcgggggaggggaaaggagaagcagaaggcCACACGTGATGCAGCCCTGAACTGGTGTCCTCGGCTGGCCCTTTCGGGTTCGTTCTTAAAGACACAGGCATCATCCTTTTTTAGTAAAGCTCTGGAACCTCGGAGCAGCATCTGTTTCTTCATTACTCTTAGGAGTGAGCCTAACAGGTTTAAGCACTGAGCAAGGTTACAGTCAATATGACTCAGATAAGGCAGTGGGAAGAAATCTGAAGCTTCGGGCTTTTAGAAGCTGTTAGCGGACTCACAGGATATATAAGACCAGTCGATTGTGCCTTACTCATAATGGTAGAATTGCTTTCATGGTGGCTAAGCATATTTGTCACAGGGTTGATGTCTGACAGGCAGAAAAGGCTGCCCTGTGGTAGACCGTGGATAAGGCggggcaggaggtggggtgggggaggtctcTGAGAACACAAGCGTCCAAACTAAATACTCATGCGTTCAAGTGATACGCATTTCTTCAGGCTTGACCTCTAGGGACACACCCAGTCCTGTGGACCCAGACACCGTGGAGGTGCTAATGACCTTTGAACCTGATCCAGCTGATCTCGCCCTGTCAAGCATTCCAGGCCATGAGACTTTTGACCCTCGGAGACACCGCTTCTCAGAGGAGGAACTGAAGCCTCAGCCAATCATGAAGAAGGCAAGGAAAGTCCAGGTGCCGGAGGAACAGAAGGTGAGCACGGCCGGCCAGGTGTGGGGCTTGGTTAGGGTCAGCACCTGACTGTTCAAAGAAGCTTCCTGGCCTATAGAGGCACCCAGTTCACAAGGCTCCTGGGGACAGGCTTTGCCCTGAGTCACGAAGATGGTGTCATCACTTGGACCCAGAAACCCCTGTGGAGTAGAGCTCAAGTTCCAAGAGGCCCTGTTGCCAACTGGAACTTTCTTTAGCATCTCATCAGTCTGCTTCTGAGCAGCTGGCCTGGCTGGAGCTGGTTTCAGCCTGGGGTGCAGACATTGTCCTCCTGGGGCCCGGAAGTCATCCTTGACCAGCCATGCTCTGGCTTGTGGGAGTTTTAATAGCATATGACCTAGCACCTGGCATCCTGTTTTGCTGCTACTGGGGTCTCCTGCTGTCTCCATCATGGCATTGTATGTATCATCCATCCCAGCATCTAGACCCCTCTGAGAAACCTAGTCCATACCAGTGGTTTTTCCTGCTACAGAGCTCGGCCGTTGCTAGGGAATGGATGTGTCCTGCAAGCTGGAACCTTTAATTAAGAGGAAGTCAAGGGAAGCATCATTTTGAGCTGGGTGGAGGAGCCATGGTACCATCCTCAGGGGAAGCCTCAG encodes:
- the Dbp gene encoding D site-binding protein isoform X1; its protein translation is MARPLSDRTPGPLLLGGPAGAPPGGGALLGLRNLLQGTSKPKEPASCLLKEKERKATLPSAPVPGPGLETAGPADAPTGAVGGGGSPRGRSGPAAGPSLFAPLLWERSLPFGDVEYVDLDAFLLEHGLPPSPPPLGGLSQAPSPARTPAPSPGPGSCGSSSPRSSPGHAPARDTLGAAGGHRAGLTSRDTPSPVDPDTVEVLMTFEPDPADLALSSIPGHETFDPRRHRFSEEELKPQPIMKKARKVQVPEEQKDEKYWSRRYKNNEAAKRSRDARRLKENQISVRAAFLEKENALLRQEVVAVRQELSHYRAVLSRYQAQHGTL